A region from the Rhodothermales bacterium genome encodes:
- a CDS encoding serine hydrolase has translation MYRLLLVLLLVLPTLSAAGQTAAPPDIDRYTTDVLAAFEVPGIALAIVKDGQVVLTKGYGVRELRKPAKVDERTLFGIASNTKAFTATALGLLVEEGKLAWDDRVIDYLPWFQMSDPYVTRELTIRDLLVHRSGLGLGAGDLMWWPASTYNRRDVAERLRYLPLVTSFRSAYAYDNVLYLVAGEVIETLSGMSWEDFVQSRILDRVGMGDSNTRHSDAGETGGNVASTHARVDGVVRPIAPFLSDNTNPAGGINASARDIAKWMITQLDSGRVADGRLFARSTTRELWTPVTPTPIGTAPADLRPLQRQFSGYALGFDIHDYRGHKVVTHTGGLPGYVSKVTMIPDLKLGVAVFTNQESGRAFSAMTYHVLDHYLGADGTDWLGALAKYERQSLARIADAEASIAAERNADAGPSLPQRAYVGTYTDAWYGDILVEQKADGSLELRFGRTPSLVGSMEHWQYDTFIVRWYDRELRADAFITFALNPDGSIDQAKMQAVSPATDFSYDFQDLLLKPAVR, from the coding sequence ATGTATCGACTCCTCCTCGTTCTGCTCCTCGTCCTGCCCACCCTCTCCGCCGCCGGCCAGACGGCCGCGCCGCCGGACATCGACCGGTATACCACCGACGTGCTCGCCGCCTTCGAGGTGCCTGGCATCGCGCTCGCCATCGTCAAGGATGGGCAGGTGGTCCTCACAAAGGGCTATGGCGTCCGTGAACTCCGCAAGCCGGCGAAGGTGGACGAGCGGACGCTCTTCGGCATCGCCTCCAACACCAAGGCCTTCACCGCCACGGCGCTCGGGCTGCTCGTCGAGGAAGGCAAGCTGGCCTGGGACGACCGGGTGATCGACTACCTGCCCTGGTTCCAGATGAGCGATCCGTACGTCACCCGCGAGCTGACCATCCGCGACCTGCTCGTGCACCGCAGCGGCCTGGGCCTCGGCGCCGGCGACCTCATGTGGTGGCCGGCCTCCACCTATAACCGGCGCGACGTGGCCGAGCGGCTGCGCTACCTGCCGCTCGTCACCAGCTTCCGCAGCGCCTACGCGTACGACAACGTGCTGTACCTCGTCGCCGGCGAGGTCATCGAAACGCTCAGCGGGATGTCGTGGGAGGACTTCGTCCAGTCGCGCATCCTCGACCGCGTCGGCATGGGCGACAGCAACACGCGCCACTCCGATGCCGGCGAGACCGGCGGCAACGTGGCCTCGACCCACGCCCGCGTCGACGGCGTAGTCCGACCGATCGCGCCGTTCCTCAGCGACAACACGAATCCTGCCGGCGGCATCAATGCCAGCGCGCGCGACATCGCGAAGTGGATGATCACGCAGCTGGACTCGGGCCGCGTCGCTGATGGACGGTTGTTCGCCCGCTCGACGACCCGCGAGTTGTGGACCCCCGTGACGCCGACGCCGATCGGCACCGCACCGGCCGACCTCAGACCGCTTCAGCGCCAGTTCTCCGGCTACGCGCTCGGGTTCGATATTCACGACTACCGGGGCCACAAGGTGGTGACGCACACGGGCGGTCTGCCGGGGTATGTCTCCAAAGTGACCATGATCCCCGACCTCAAGCTCGGCGTGGCGGTCTTCACCAACCAGGAATCGGGACGCGCGTTTTCGGCGATGACGTATCACGTGCTGGACCACTATCTCGGTGCCGACGGTACCGACTGGCTCGGCGCGCTCGCGAAGTATGAACGGCAGAGCCTCGCGCGCATCGCCGACGCTGAGGCCTCCATCGCCGCCGAGCGCAACGCGGACGCCGGCCCGTCCCTCCCGCAACGCGCCTACGTGGGGACCTACACTGACGCGTGGTATGGCGATATCCTCGTCGAGCAAAAGGCGGATGGATCGCTGGAGCTGCGCTTCGGCCGCACCCCGTCGCTCGTCGGGTCGATGGAGCACTGGCAGTACGACACGTTCATCGTCCGCTGGTACGACCGCGAACTGCGCGCCGACGCGTTCATCACCTTCGCGCTCAATCCGGACGGCTCGATCGACCAGGCGAAGATGCAGGCCGTCTCGCCGGCGACGGACTTCAGCTACGACTTCCAGGACCTGCTGCTCAAGCCGGCGGTGCGGTAA
- a CDS encoding beta-propeller fold lactonase family protein yields MALLLGLFLLIQTGCDTIDANGPETGTLEAEASRQTDARRAAGVVYTMTNDAAGNAVIAYGRAADGRLVAGRSFPTNGLGSGDGLNGTSNPLILSDDAMYLYAVNAGSNDVAIFRRNGRNLDLRGTVPSGGERPVSVTTRGDLVYVLNVGGAEPGNIAGFRMVGGTLEHLVTRPLGAGQTDLPQIGFSPDGRFLVVTDKPTNTITTYVVDGSGVAGQPNTQTSSGQTPFGFAFTPDDVLIVSEAFGGGTDASAASSYRIHANGALEAISAVIPTTETAACWAETTANGKFAYVTNTGSSTVTGYAVAQDGSLSLLDASGETGHTGAGSRPVDLAIAGNAFMYVHSKGTDTLTGFAIDAQTGALTPISGATMSGLPASAVGVAAF; encoded by the coding sequence ATGGCCCTCCTCCTGGGCCTGTTCCTCCTGATCCAGACCGGCTGCGACACGATCGACGCCAACGGCCCCGAAACCGGCACCCTCGAAGCCGAAGCGAGCCGGCAGACCGATGCGCGCCGAGCCGCCGGCGTCGTCTATACCATGACCAACGACGCGGCCGGCAACGCCGTCATCGCCTACGGACGCGCCGCCGACGGCCGGCTCGTCGCCGGGCGCTCCTTCCCGACGAACGGCCTCGGCTCGGGCGACGGACTCAACGGCACCTCGAACCCGCTCATCCTCAGCGACGACGCGATGTACCTGTACGCCGTCAACGCCGGCAGCAACGACGTCGCGATCTTCCGTCGCAACGGCCGCAACCTCGACCTGCGCGGCACGGTGCCCTCGGGCGGCGAACGGCCGGTGAGCGTGACGACGCGGGGCGACCTGGTGTATGTCCTGAACGTGGGCGGCGCCGAGCCGGGCAACATCGCCGGCTTCCGGATGGTGGGCGGCACGCTCGAGCATCTCGTGACGCGCCCGCTGGGCGCCGGCCAGACCGATCTGCCCCAGATCGGGTTCAGCCCCGACGGCCGCTTTCTGGTTGTCACCGATAAACCCACGAACACGATCACGACGTACGTGGTAGACGGCAGCGGCGTCGCCGGCCAGCCGAACACCCAGACCTCCAGCGGCCAGACGCCGTTCGGATTCGCCTTCACACCCGACGACGTGCTCATCGTATCCGAAGCCTTCGGCGGCGGCACCGATGCCAGCGCGGCCTCCTCGTACCGCATCCACGCCAACGGCGCGCTGGAAGCGATCAGCGCCGTCATCCCGACGACCGAAACCGCCGCCTGCTGGGCCGAAACCACCGCGAACGGCAAGTTCGCCTACGTCACCAACACCGGTAGCAGCACCGTGACCGGCTACGCCGTCGCGCAGGACGGGTCCCTGTCGCTGCTGGATGCCAGTGGCGAGACGGGGCATACCGGCGCCGGCAGCCGGCCGGTCGACCTGGCCATCGCGGGCAACGCCTTCATGTACGTCCACAGCAAAGGCACCGACACCCTGACCGGCTTCGCCATCGACGCCCAGACCGGCGCCCTCACGCCGATCTCCGGCGCCACGATGAGCGGCCTGCCGGCGAGCGCCGTCGGCGTCGCGGCGTTCTGA
- a CDS encoding DinB family protein produces the protein MPILDLLEQTRAETLGYFDLEDSRLDLSYAPGKWTIRQLLHHLSDAETVLFDRIRRVISEPRQVIWAFDQDAWATGLDYASRPLALSRDLYAATRAGVIHYARLHYAANGGREFVHSEAGVRTLKQEFDKVAAHNRGHLDQIAAALASR, from the coding sequence ATGCCCATCCTCGACCTCCTCGAACAGACCCGCGCCGAGACGCTCGGCTATTTCGATCTCGAGGACAGCCGGCTCGACCTGTCCTACGCCCCCGGCAAATGGACCATCCGGCAGCTCCTTCATCACCTCTCCGATGCCGAAACCGTGCTGTTCGACCGCATCCGGCGGGTCATCAGCGAGCCGCGGCAGGTCATCTGGGCATTCGACCAGGATGCGTGGGCCACGGGGCTCGACTACGCGAGCCGGCCGCTGGCGCTGTCGCGCGATCTGTATGCCGCGACCCGGGCCGGCGTCATCCACTATGCCCGCCTCCACTACGCGGCGAACGGCGGCAGGGAGTTCGTGCACAGCGAGGCCGGCGTGCGCACGCTGAAGCAGGAATTCGACAAGGTGGCGGCCCACAACCGGGGTCATCTCGACCAGATCGCCGCCGCGCTGGCGTCACGATAG
- a CDS encoding AraC family transcriptional regulator — MARETRKLSEVIPCDPGLIEGEIEVDGRLFVHTTRTTSAGDVTQSDYTIESDFGEAAYTSLTRSSYSVDWGSYAFRDGLAYRARIDRPVIQLHYQLDGGAHVDPGPIGKPFDVQAGDCNLVYMPPFSGSMGLSQDARGEVFGIMFGADYFAELAVRYPDLLGACHDRMVRNEPFWLTDRPLRMTLRMTQVIKQIKTLSQERATGSLFLEAMILELLALQFDQRATPADTAPTLSPADTDRMHAARTLLLSRLADPPSLAELSRAVGTNEFKLKQGFRTLFGTSPYAFLLDRRMELARTYLMDTDLTIAEIAFTVGYSDPAHLTHAFRKHSGMRPSDLRKTLS; from the coding sequence ATGGCACGAGAGACCCGCAAGCTTTCAGAGGTGATCCCCTGCGATCCCGGCCTCATCGAGGGAGAGATCGAAGTGGACGGTAGACTGTTTGTCCACACGACGCGGACGACTTCCGCCGGCGACGTGACGCAGTCGGACTATACGATCGAGTCCGACTTCGGCGAGGCGGCCTACACGTCGCTCACCCGCTCCTCGTATTCGGTCGACTGGGGCTCCTATGCCTTCCGCGACGGGCTCGCGTACCGCGCCCGTATCGACAGGCCGGTGATCCAACTGCATTACCAGCTCGACGGCGGCGCGCACGTCGACCCCGGCCCGATCGGCAAGCCGTTCGACGTCCAGGCCGGCGACTGCAACCTCGTTTACATGCCGCCCTTCTCCGGTTCGATGGGGCTTTCGCAGGACGCGCGGGGAGAGGTGTTCGGAATCATGTTCGGCGCCGACTATTTCGCGGAGCTCGCCGTCCGCTACCCCGATCTTCTCGGTGCCTGTCACGACCGGATGGTCCGCAACGAGCCCTTTTGGCTCACCGACCGCCCGCTGCGCATGACGCTCCGGATGACGCAGGTGATCAAACAGATCAAAACGCTGTCGCAGGAGCGGGCAACCGGCTCCCTGTTTCTCGAAGCGATGATCCTCGAACTCCTCGCGCTCCAGTTCGACCAGCGCGCCACGCCGGCGGATACGGCGCCGACGCTTTCGCCGGCCGACACCGATCGGATGCACGCCGCGCGCACCCTCCTGCTGAGCCGGCTCGCCGATCCGCCCAGCCTCGCCGAACTTTCCCGGGCCGTGGGCACCAACGAATTCAAACTGAAACAGGGTTTCAGGACGCTCTTCGGCACCAGCCCGTATGCCTTCCTGCTCGATCGCCGCATGGAGCTGGCCCGGACCTACCTGATGGACACCGACCTGACCATCGCCGAGATCGCCTTCACGGTCGGGTATTCGGATCCGGCGCATCTCACCCATGCCTTCCGCAAGCACTCCGGAATGCGCCCGAGCGATCTGCGCAAGACGCTATCGTGA
- a CDS encoding TolC family protein, which yields MTRPAQRFSIGAWTGVIALLFLLIHPAAGQDLRSLTAEEAVQLGLQRNAMIRAAEAGADEADALFRQARAARRPSVTAQGSYTRLSNNIPAITFTQPGTDIEVTLAPVVLDRYYSEVGIEQPLFTGLRIHNQIRAASHQAEAAALDAEWQEADVAFQIKQAYWQLYEALGLQQAVAASLARVEAYVSDVQNRRDAGSALESDVLTAQTRRSEVQLEQIQRDNAVRVARLELNRLIGAPLDADVTLWGPEIPLPMTTPLDTFLTQAGARHPQIDALSEQVAALGAQVKASQGGWLPEIVATGRYAYSRPNQYFFLDQDAFRGNWEAGVAVRWNLWNGGQREAGTQEARARLQGAEARLAYARDEVAVAITSRYLDVQRAEASFEVIQQNVREAEEAYRVVQQQHQEGVALTSTMLEVEEALRLAQSRAAQAMAGQMIARAALAYTLGEVR from the coding sequence TTGACCCGGCCCGCCCAGCGATTTTCGATTGGCGCATGGACCGGGGTGATTGCGCTGCTCTTCCTTCTGATTCATCCCGCCGCCGGCCAGGACCTCCGCTCCCTCACCGCCGAGGAGGCCGTGCAGCTCGGGCTCCAGCGCAACGCGATGATCCGCGCCGCCGAGGCCGGCGCCGACGAGGCGGATGCCCTCTTCCGCCAGGCCCGCGCCGCCCGCCGGCCCTCCGTCACCGCCCAGGGGAGCTATACCCGCCTCAGCAACAACATCCCCGCCATCACCTTCACCCAGCCCGGGACCGACATCGAGGTGACCCTGGCTCCGGTGGTGCTGGATCGGTACTACTCGGAAGTCGGCATCGAGCAGCCGCTCTTTACCGGGCTGCGGATCCACAACCAGATCCGCGCCGCGTCGCATCAGGCCGAGGCGGCCGCGCTCGACGCCGAATGGCAGGAGGCGGATGTCGCCTTCCAGATCAAACAAGCCTACTGGCAGCTTTATGAAGCGCTGGGCCTCCAACAGGCGGTGGCGGCTTCGCTGGCCCGGGTCGAAGCGTATGTATCCGATGTGCAAAACCGCCGCGATGCCGGCTCGGCGCTCGAAAGCGACGTCTTGACTGCCCAGACCCGCCGCTCCGAAGTCCAGCTCGAACAGATCCAGCGGGATAACGCGGTGCGTGTCGCCCGCCTCGAACTGAACCGGCTGATCGGGGCGCCGCTGGATGCCGACGTGACGCTCTGGGGGCCGGAAATACCGCTGCCGATGACCACCCCGCTCGATACGTTCCTCACGCAGGCCGGCGCACGGCATCCCCAGATCGACGCGTTATCCGAACAGGTGGCCGCGCTCGGCGCGCAGGTGAAAGCCTCGCAGGGGGGCTGGCTGCCCGAGATCGTGGCGACCGGCCGTTACGCCTACTCCCGCCCGAACCAGTATTTCTTCCTGGACCAGGATGCCTTCCGCGGCAACTGGGAGGCCGGCGTGGCCGTCCGCTGGAACCTGTGGAACGGCGGGCAGCGCGAGGCCGGCACGCAGGAGGCCCGCGCCCGCCTCCAGGGCGCCGAGGCTCGGCTGGCATACGCACGGGATGAGGTGGCGGTGGCCATCACCAGCCGGTACCTGGATGTCCAGCGCGCCGAGGCGTCGTTTGAGGTCATCCAACAAAATGTGCGCGAGGCGGAGGAGGCCTACCGGGTCGTCCAGCAGCAACACCAGGAAGGCGTTGCGCTCACGAGCACGATGCTGGAGGTGGAGGAGGCGCTGCGGCTGGCACAGTCGCGCGCGGCCCAGGCGATGGCCGGCCAGATGATCGCCCGCGCGGCGCTGGCATACACGCTCGGGGAGGTCCGCTGA
- a CDS encoding ABC transporter ATP-binding protein, giving the protein MEANVVFSTRGLTKVYDMGEVQVQALRGVDLDFYSGELVVLLGASGSGKSTLLNILGGLDTATEGTVLYKGQDLTRATEKQLTDYRRHHVGFVFQFYNLIPSLTARENVAIVTEISTDPMKPEDALELVGLGDRMDHFPAQLSGGQQQRVAIARAIAKQPAVLLCDEPTGALDSKTGVMVLDALDRVNREIGTTTVIITHNVAQSEMAERVIHLSDGLITEIHHNEHKKAPSELTW; this is encoded by the coding sequence ATGGAAGCCAACGTCGTATTCAGTACCCGCGGCCTCACGAAGGTCTACGATATGGGCGAAGTGCAGGTCCAGGCGCTTCGCGGGGTGGACCTCGACTTCTACAGCGGCGAACTCGTCGTGCTGCTCGGCGCGTCCGGGAGCGGCAAATCGACGCTGCTCAACATCCTCGGCGGGCTCGACACTGCCACGGAGGGGACGGTGCTCTACAAGGGCCAGGACCTCACCCGGGCGACCGAGAAGCAGTTGACGGATTACCGCCGGCACCATGTCGGCTTCGTCTTCCAGTTCTACAACCTGATCCCGAGCCTCACGGCCCGCGAGAACGTCGCCATCGTCACCGAAATCTCGACCGACCCCATGAAGCCCGAAGACGCGCTCGAACTCGTCGGGCTGGGGGATCGGATGGATCACTTCCCGGCGCAGCTATCCGGTGGGCAGCAGCAGCGGGTGGCCATCGCGCGGGCGATCGCCAAACAGCCGGCGGTGCTGCTGTGCGACGAGCCGACGGGGGCGCTCGACTCCAAGACCGGCGTGATGGTGCTCGACGCGCTCGACCGCGTCAACCGCGAGATCGGGACGACGACGGTCATCATCACGCACAACGTCGCCCAGTCCGAAATGGCCGAGCGGGTGATCCACCTGAGCGACGGGCTGATCACGGAGATCCATCACAACGAACACAAGAAGGCTCCCAGCGAGCTGACCTGGTAG
- a CDS encoding FtsX-like permease family protein codes for MRAIDRKMLRDLWGMRGQALAIAVVIVSGVTTFVTMTATMQTLQRTLTSYYSEYRFADLFASVRRAPETLYETLRGVEGVGQVMTRVTAGVNLEIDGFDEPVSGLLVSIPEGRQPALNRLYIREGRLVELGREDEVLANEVFAEAHGLRPGDRITAVINGRRKALRIVGIALSPEYLMQVQPGSLFPDPQRFGVLWMGHEALSAAYDMGGAFNDVAFTLAPGADEKRVLDRLDEILETYGGVGAVGRMEQPSHFYITEEFRQLRTMATMLPVIFLAVAAFLLNIVVTRLIGTQREQIAVLKAFGYSNGDVGWHYLKLVFVVAVAGAIVGTLAGLRLGRGMGNLYLEFYRFPYLDYYLTPSVVISAVALTMGATFLGVFRAVRRAVQLPPAEAMRPAPPASYKPTLVERIGLQPYLDQPTRMILRNLGRQPMKAFLTVLGIASSCAILIMGLFMSGAFDYIIRVQYGIAQRDDLTITFAEPTSTKSLYELESLPGVIAAEPFRAAPVKLRHRHWTYDTAVQGIPQDAYLRRIIDTELHPVAIPEQGMVLTERLAEILHVSPGDVVVVEVQEGRRLIREVPVVGLTRQYLGVAAYMDLDAVNRLAGGGQALSGVLLTTDRDQEDVLTKLLQRRPRVIGIVAQERAVASFMETSAESMLTFTFILSFFAGVIAFGVVYNSARIALSERDRELASLRVLGFTRGEIAYILLGELGVLTLMAIPLGFLIGTVITAGIVQGLQTDLYQIPMVLDNKTFALSATVVLASTAISAVIVRRKLNKLDLVGVLKTRE; via the coding sequence ATGCGCGCGATCGACCGAAAAATGTTGCGCGACCTCTGGGGCATGCGCGGACAGGCGCTGGCGATCGCCGTGGTGATCGTGAGCGGGGTGACGACGTTCGTCACCATGACGGCCACCATGCAGACGCTCCAGCGCACGCTGACCAGCTACTACTCCGAATACCGCTTCGCCGACCTCTTCGCGTCGGTGCGCCGCGCGCCGGAGACGCTGTACGAAACGCTGCGCGGCGTCGAGGGCGTGGGGCAGGTGATGACGCGCGTGACCGCCGGCGTCAACCTCGAGATCGACGGGTTCGACGAGCCGGTGTCGGGCCTGCTCGTGTCCATCCCCGAGGGGCGTCAGCCGGCGCTCAACCGGCTCTACATCCGCGAGGGCCGGCTCGTGGAGCTGGGACGCGAGGACGAGGTGCTCGCCAATGAGGTCTTCGCCGAGGCGCACGGGCTGCGGCCGGGCGACCGGATCACCGCCGTCATCAACGGCCGGCGGAAGGCGCTCCGGATCGTCGGCATCGCGCTGTCGCCCGAATACCTGATGCAGGTACAGCCCGGCTCGCTCTTCCCGGACCCTCAGCGGTTCGGCGTCCTCTGGATGGGCCACGAGGCGCTCTCCGCCGCGTACGACATGGGCGGTGCGTTCAACGACGTCGCCTTCACCCTCGCGCCGGGCGCCGACGAGAAGCGGGTCCTCGACCGGCTCGACGAGATCCTGGAGACCTATGGCGGCGTCGGGGCAGTCGGCCGCATGGAGCAGCCGTCGCACTTCTACATCACCGAGGAATTCCGGCAGCTCCGCACGATGGCGACGATGCTGCCCGTCATCTTCCTCGCGGTGGCCGCGTTTCTGCTCAACATCGTCGTCACCCGCCTCATCGGCACGCAACGGGAGCAGATCGCGGTGCTCAAGGCGTTCGGCTACAGCAACGGGGACGTCGGCTGGCACTACCTCAAGCTGGTCTTCGTCGTGGCTGTCGCCGGGGCGATCGTCGGGACGCTGGCGGGGCTCCGCCTCGGGCGCGGGATGGGCAACCTGTACCTCGAGTTCTACCGCTTCCCGTACCTCGACTATTACCTGACGCCGTCGGTGGTCATCTCGGCGGTGGCGCTGACGATGGGGGCCACGTTCCTGGGCGTCTTTCGCGCGGTGCGGCGGGCGGTGCAGCTTCCGCCGGCCGAGGCGATGCGGCCCGCGCCGCCGGCATCCTACAAACCGACGCTCGTCGAGCGCATCGGCCTGCAACCCTACCTCGATCAGCCCACGCGCATGATCCTGCGCAACCTCGGCCGGCAGCCGATGAAGGCGTTCCTCACCGTGCTCGGCATCGCCAGCTCGTGCGCCATCCTCATCATGGGGCTGTTCATGAGCGGCGCGTTCGACTACATCATCCGCGTCCAGTACGGCATCGCCCAGCGCGACGATCTCACGATCACCTTCGCCGAGCCGACCTCTACGAAGTCGCTCTACGAACTCGAATCCCTGCCCGGGGTCATCGCCGCCGAGCCGTTCCGGGCGGCACCCGTCAAGCTGCGGCACCGGCACTGGACGTACGACACCGCCGTTCAGGGCATCCCGCAGGATGCCTATCTCCGGCGGATCATCGACACCGAGCTGCATCCCGTCGCCATCCCCGAACAGGGCATGGTGCTCACCGAGCGGCTCGCCGAAATCCTGCATGTGTCGCCGGGCGACGTGGTGGTGGTGGAGGTGCAGGAGGGGCGCCGGCTCATCCGGGAGGTGCCGGTGGTGGGGCTGACGCGGCAGTACCTGGGCGTGGCGGCCTATATGGATCTCGACGCCGTAAACCGCCTCGCCGGCGGCGGGCAGGCCCTGTCCGGCGTGCTGCTCACCACCGACCGCGACCAGGAAGACGTGCTGACGAAGCTGTTGCAGCGCCGGCCCCGGGTGATCGGCATCGTGGCGCAGGAGCGCGCCGTCGCGTCGTTCATGGAGACGTCGGCCGAGAGCATGCTGACGTTCACGTTCATCCTCAGCTTTTTCGCCGGCGTCATCGCGTTCGGCGTCGTCTACAACAGCGCCCGCATCGCGCTGTCCGAACGCGACCGCGAGCTGGCCAGCCTGCGCGTCCTCGGGTTCACGCGCGGCGAGATCGCCTACATCCTGCTCGGCGAGCTCGGTGTGCTCACCCTGATGGCCATCCCGCTCGGATTCCTGATCGGAACGGTGATCACCGCCGGCATCGTGCAGGGGCTCCAAACCGATCTCTACCAGATTCCGATGGTGCTCGACAACAAGACCTTCGCGCTGTCGGCCACCGTCGTGCTCGCGTCGACGGCCATCTCGGCGGTCATCGTGCGCCGCAAGCTCAACAAACTGGACCTCGTGGGGGTCCTCAAAACGAGAGAATAG
- a CDS encoding HlyD family efflux transporter periplasmic adaptor subunit, with amino-acid sequence MTGLTRKRLMLIGVGILVVLAVAYGFMPKPVLVETETIARGPLQVMVEDEGETQVKHRYVVTSPVMAFARRIALEAGDWVAKGQELVRLEPPRPTILDPRTLAEAQQRVKAAEAMLSQAEEQVRATTAAAENAEEERGRTERLFEAGSATAQMREQARSAAMQAAAQRDAATAAVEAARADLASARAVVAYTEGSGAGVRQTLRAPTAGKVLAVYRESEGQVMPGEALMEIGDVDSLEVRVEVLSQDAVRIRPGTKVQLDRWGGEGMLEAIVTRVEPQGVTTVSSLGVEEKRVAVVADITSPKSKLGGLGSGFWVLARFVIWESDDVLLAPTSALFREAGGWAVFVNEGGTAVKRKVEIGHQAGLTAEVLSGLSEGDQVIVHPPNTLEEGVGVESL; translated from the coding sequence ATGACGGGTCTGACTCGTAAACGCTTGATGCTCATCGGCGTCGGCATCCTCGTGGTGCTGGCCGTCGCCTACGGGTTTATGCCGAAGCCGGTCCTCGTGGAAACCGAAACCATCGCCCGCGGCCCGCTGCAGGTGATGGTGGAGGACGAAGGCGAGACGCAGGTGAAGCACCGGTACGTCGTGACGTCGCCCGTGATGGCGTTCGCGCGCCGGATCGCGCTGGAGGCCGGCGACTGGGTGGCGAAGGGCCAGGAGCTCGTCCGCCTCGAACCGCCCCGCCCGACGATCCTCGACCCGCGCACGCTCGCCGAGGCGCAGCAGCGCGTGAAAGCCGCCGAGGCCATGCTCAGCCAGGCCGAGGAACAGGTGCGCGCCACAACGGCGGCCGCCGAAAACGCCGAGGAGGAGCGGGGGCGTACGGAGCGGCTGTTCGAGGCCGGCTCGGCCACGGCGCAGATGCGCGAGCAGGCGCGCTCGGCCGCGATGCAAGCCGCGGCGCAGCGCGATGCCGCGACGGCGGCCGTCGAAGCCGCGCGGGCGGACCTGGCGAGCGCCCGGGCCGTCGTGGCCTATACCGAAGGGAGCGGCGCCGGCGTGCGGCAAACCCTCCGCGCCCCGACGGCCGGCAAGGTCCTGGCCGTGTACCGCGAAAGCGAGGGCCAGGTGATGCCCGGCGAGGCGCTGATGGAGATCGGGGATGTCGACAGCCTGGAGGTCCGCGTCGAGGTCCTCTCGCAGGACGCCGTCCGCATCCGGCCCGGCACGAAGGTGCAGCTCGACCGCTGGGGCGGCGAGGGGATGCTGGAGGCCATCGTCACGCGCGTCGAGCCGCAGGGCGTGACGACCGTCTCGTCGCTCGGCGTCGAGGAAAAACGCGTGGCGGTGGTGGCGGACATCACGTCGCCGAAGAGCAAGCTTGGCGGCCTCGGCTCCGGCTTCTGGGTCCTTGCCCGGTTCGTGATCTGGGAGAGCGACGACGTCCTCCTCGCCCCGACGAGTGCGCTGTTCCGCGAGGCCGGCGGTTGGGCGGTGTTTGTGAACGAGGGCGGCACGGCGGTCAAGCGGAAGGTCGAAATCGGCCACCAGGCCGGCCTGACGGCTGAAGTGCTATCAGGTCTATCCGAGGGGGATCAGGTTATCGTGCATCCGCCGAATACGCTGGAGGAAGGCGTCGGGGTGGAGTCGTTGTGA
- a CDS encoding DUF5677 domain-containing protein, which produces MDSPSEKDIEALLAQTVEENRREWRDWIAQNASSVVRQHRADRVGFELRLQARWHDVLERLDFIQWWCVDLGQEAKLRYVESDRDQGHLGRALFKLHAQSCLIGSEVIALLRSGHSSGAMARWRSLHETVAVLSFIKENGEDVAQRYFLHNIVQSRDAAREYQKHCDKLGYEPFTEEEMESMESQYRRLKDQFGKPFADSDYGWAQRALFGDDSKQNASFSWIEKQAGLDHLRPFYRMAGHSVHANPKSLSAQIGLIDSESVLLAGPSNYGLADPGQATANSLALSTVSILTYVGDIDFLAVSQELMDLAKATNEMFVATQKQIEQEEEDEASSNDA; this is translated from the coding sequence GTGGATAGCCCGTCCGAGAAAGACATCGAGGCTCTTTTGGCGCAGACTGTTGAGGAGAACCGCCGTGAGTGGAGAGACTGGATCGCTCAGAATGCTTCCTCAGTAGTGAGGCAACATCGGGCGGACCGTGTCGGCTTCGAACTCCGCTTGCAGGCGAGATGGCATGACGTTCTCGAACGCCTGGATTTCATTCAGTGGTGGTGCGTGGACCTCGGCCAAGAGGCCAAGTTGCGATACGTGGAGAGTGACCGAGACCAAGGGCACCTTGGCAGGGCTCTGTTCAAGCTCCACGCTCAGTCTTGTCTGATCGGGTCAGAAGTCATCGCGCTGCTCAGGTCTGGACACTCTTCGGGCGCGATGGCCCGGTGGCGCTCGTTGCATGAGACGGTAGCTGTTCTCTCCTTCATCAAAGAGAACGGAGAGGACGTGGCTCAACGCTACTTTCTGCACAACATCGTACAGTCTCGTGATGCGGCACGAGAGTACCAAAAACACTGCGACAAGCTTGGCTACGAGCCTTTCACCGAGGAAGAGATGGAGAGCATGGAGAGTCAGTATCGCCGGCTAAAAGATCAGTTTGGCAAACCCTTTGCCGATAGCGACTACGGATGGGCACAGCGCGCCCTCTTCGGAGATGACTCAAAGCAGAACGCATCCTTCAGTTGGATTGAGAAGCAAGCTGGACTCGATCACCTGCGGCCCTTCTATCGCATGGCGGGGCACAGTGTCCATGCCAATCCGAAGTCGCTCAGCGCTCAAATAGGCCTCATTGACTCCGAGTCCGTGCTGCTTGCTGGTCCTAGCAACTACGGCCTAGCAGACCCGGGACAAGCGACTGCTAACTCGCTAGCACTGTCGACCGTTTCGATTCTTACTTACGTAGGCGATATAGACTTTCTCGCCGTGTCGCAGGAGTTGATGGACCTGGCCAAAGCCACCAACGAGATGTTTGTAGCTACCCAGAAGCAAATTGAGCAAGAGGAAGAGGATGAGGCATCCTCAAATGATGCATAA